In the genome of Magnolia sinica isolate HGM2019 chromosome 2, MsV1, whole genome shotgun sequence, one region contains:
- the LOC131236848 gene encoding 2-methylpropanoate--CoA ligase CCL4-like gives MDGLKPSTANSSPLTPIGFLERAATVYGSCPSIIYNDSVHTWSQTHQRCIKLASALHSMGINPGDVVSVVAPNIPAMYEMHFSVPMCGAILNTINIRLDARTISVLLGHSEAKIVFVDFQFQPLIEEAIGQLERPPALIIIEDGDEEGGRLDRSSSQLTYEALVEKGDPSFKWVRPESEWSPMILNYTSGTTSSPKGVVHCHRGIFIMTVDSLLDWTVPKQPVYLWTLPMFHANGWSYPWGIAAMGGTNICLRKFDAAIVYATIRKHGVTHMCGAPVVLNMLANAPESARVQLPHVVHILTAGAPPPASVLFRTESLGFAVSHGYGLTETAGLTVSCAWKGEWDRFPATERARLKARQGVRTLCMTEIDVVDAESGSSVTRDGSTLGEIVLRGGSILLGYLKDAESTRKSLRNGWFYTGDVGVMHPDGYMEIKDRSKDVIISGGENMSSVEIESVLYSHPAVNEGAVVARPNEFWGETPCAFVSLKDEYQKKRPLETEIIAFCRERLPHYMVPKTVIFVPELPKTSTGKVQKFVLREMAKKLGTSESPVSRM, from the exons ATGGACGGACTAAAACCAAGCACTGCAAATTCATCTCCTCTCACTCCCATCGGATTTCTAGAGAGAGCTGCTACTGTCTATGGCAGCTGCCCGTCCATCATCTACAACGACAGTGTCCACACATGGTCCCAGACCCATCAACGATGCATCAAGCTAGCATCCGCCCTCCATTCCATGGGCATCAATCCAGGCGACGTG GTCTCCGTCGTGGCCCCCAACATCCCCGCGATGTACGAGATGCACTTCAGCGTCCCGATGTGCGGTGCGATCCTCAACACGATCAACATCCGGCTCGACGCCCGCACGATTTCCGTGCTCCTCGGGCACAGCGAGGCGAAGATCGTGTTCGTCGATTTTCAATTCCAGCCACTCATCGAGGAGGCGATCGGACAGTTGGAGAGACCGCCAGCCCTGATCATCATCGAGGATGGGGATGAAGAGGGAGGTCGTCTCGACCGTTCATCATCTCAGCTCACCTACGAAGCCCTGGTCGAGAAGGGCGATCCGTCGTTCAAATGGGTTAGGCCGGAGAGCGAGTGGTCGCCGATGATCTTAAACTACACGTCTGGGACTACTTCCTCTCCCAAGGGCGTGGTCCACTGTCACCGTGGAATCTTCATCATGACCGTCGATTCGCTGCTCGACTGGACGGTCCCGAAGCAGCCCGTCTATCTGTGGACCCTCCCGATGTTCCACGCCAACGGCTGGAGTTACCCGTGGGGGATCGCGGCCATGGGCGGGACGAACATCTGCCTCCGTAAATTCGATGCGGCCATCGTCTACGCTACAATCCGCAAACACGGGGTAACGCACATGTGCGGGGCGCCCGTCGTCCTTAACATGCTCGCCAACGCCCCGGAATCCGCACGCGTGCAGCTCCCGCACGTGGTCCATATCCTGACAGCTGGAGCCCCACCCCCGGCTTCGGTCCTGTTCCGGACCGAGTCGCTGGGGTTTGCGGTGAGTCACGGGTATGGCCTAACAGAGACTGCTGGACTCACCGTGTCGTGCGCGTGGAAGGGCGAGTGGGACCGATTCCCAGCAACCGAACGAGCCAGGCTCAAGGCGAGGCAGGGCGTACGGACCCTATGCATGACCGAGATCGATGTCGTCGATGCCGAGTCAGGTTCCAGTGTGACTCGGGACGGGTCAACTCTAGGTGAGATCGTGCTTCGTGGTGGGTCCATCCTGTTGGGTTATCTGAAAGACGCTGAGTCGACTCGGAAGAGCTTGCGGAATGGGTGGTTTTACACCGGCGACGTTGGTGTGATGCACCCAGATGGGTATATGGAGATCAAGGATCGGTCGAAGGACGTGATCATAAGCGGTGGAGAGAACATGAGCAGCGTCGAAATTGAATCAGTGCTCTACTCGCATCCGGCCGTTAACGAGGGGGCCGTTGTGGCCCGGCCTAATGAATTCTGGGGTGAGACCCCTTGCGCTTTTGTTAGCTTGAAAGATGAGTATCAGAAAAAAAGGCCGTTGGAGACGGAAATCATCGCCTTCTGTCGGGAGCGGTTGCCGCATTACATGGTGCCAAAGACGGTCATCTTCGTGCCGGAGCTTCCGAAGACATCAACGGGGAAAGTTCAGAAGTTTGTGCTTAGAGAGATGGCTAAGAAATTGGGTACTTCAGAGTCTCCGGTGAGTCGGATGTAG